A single region of the Chryseobacterium culicis genome encodes:
- a CDS encoding PadR family transcriptional regulator, with product MNTENTKAQMRKGILEFCILSLINNREMYVSDLIDELKKGKLDVVEGTLYPLLTRLKNGEFLSYRWEESTGGPPRKYYQITEKGKLFLDELQNTWNELTASVNQITQQN from the coding sequence ATGAATACCGAAAATACCAAAGCGCAAATGCGAAAAGGAATTCTGGAATTCTGTATTCTAAGTCTCATCAATAACCGCGAAATGTATGTTTCCGATCTTATTGACGAACTGAAAAAAGGAAAACTGGATGTAGTAGAAGGAACCCTCTACCCTCTTCTTACAAGACTTAAAAACGGAGAGTTTCTCTCTTACAGATGGGAAGAATCTACAGGAGGACCACCCAGAAAATATTATCAGATCACAGAAAAAGGAAAACTTTTCCTGGATGAACTTCAAAATACATGGAATGAGCTGACAGCCTCAGTAAACCAAATCACCCAACAAAATTAA